A genomic segment from Cyprinus carpio isolate SPL01 chromosome A4, ASM1834038v1, whole genome shotgun sequence encodes:
- the myf5 gene encoding myogenic factor 5, giving the protein MDVFSTSQIFYDSTCASSPEALEFGPGGELVGSEEDEHVRAPGAPHQPGHCLQWACKACKRKSSTVDRRRAATMRERRRLKKVNHAFEALRRCTSANPSQRLPKVEILRNAIQYIESLQDLLREQVENYYSLPMESSSEPASPSSSCSESMIDCNSPVWPQMNPNFGNNYNFEAQNASAVDRTPGASSLQCLSSIVDRLSSVDTGVAVGMRNMVALSPTGSDSQCSSPDSPTNRPVYHVL; this is encoded by the exons ATGGATGTATTCTCTACATCCCAGATCTTCTACGACAGCACCTGCGCCTCGTCGCCTGAAGCTTTGGAGTTCGGCCCTGGAGGGGAACTGGTGGGGTCTGAAGAAGACGAGCACGTCAGGGCCCCTGGGGCCCCACACCAGCCCGGTCACTGTCTGCAATGGGCCTGCAAAGCTTGTAAACGCAAATCCAGCACAGTGGACCGCCGGAGAGCTGCCACTATGAGGGAGCGCCGCAGGCTGAAGAAGGTGAACCATGCGTTTGAGGCACTACGCCGCTGCACCTCGGCGAACCCCAGTCAGCGTCTTCCCAAGGTGGAGATCCTGAGGAACGCCATCCAGTACATCGAAAGCCTTCAGGATCTCCTCAGGGAACAAGTGGAGAACTACTACAGCCTGCCAATGGAAAGCAGCTCTGAGCCCGCCAGCCCCTCCTCAAGCTGCTCTGAAAGCATG ATTGACTGCAACAGTCCTGTATGGCCTCAGATGAATCCAAACTTTGGGAATAACTACAATTTTGAAGCACAAAATG CTAGCGCAGTGGACAGAACTCCAGGAGCGTCCAGTTTGCAGTGTTTGTCCAGCATCGTGGACAGGCTGTCCTCTGTAGATACGGGAGTTGCAGTGGGAATGAGGAACATGGTTGCTCTCTCTCCGACTGGAAGTGACTCCCAGTGCAGTTCTCCAGACAGTCCCACCAACAGACCAGTCTACCACGTCCTGTGA
- the LOC109072011 gene encoding MAP kinase phosphatase with leucine-rich repeats protein 1-like codes for MSTQMRDVHLKADISSTISENGNDQGGMNISPATNEKASPTVRKSNKTSAFFRRTWKTVKKPFQKNSVEPTGISAQPVPEPSCVPGPQPKLQVDLVDAEQLCVAGPSGLKTQVTTETQKTQVTTESTQKRDVHLKADISSTISENGNDQGGMNISPATNEKASPTVRKSSKICAFFQRRWKAVKKSFQKNRVEPIGIPAQPDPEPSCVPDPEAEAEVDLVNEEQLCVAGPNGPEPQVKTETQVTTELSMLHNNFPLNIFQLERRMCKCRVQWTPVTEVWPSVFIGNEETAMDRVKLKEMGITHILNTAAYKEYLQGKIDTKAEYYQEMNITYCDVLVMVEHRFDVSNDLFPASEFIHKALSNTGNKLLVHCMDGVSRSATFFLAYLMIHHEMLLEDAIDHVIDKRWIRPNRDFLKQLITLNSNLVTQRKLQLRKQINKEETKNEEYPVAQPVPEPLCEPGPGIPIPEAQVTKELSVLESHVSQSVIQLQDRLDEYTLGCTPVTEVWPNIFIGNEETARNRAKLKGMGITHILNAAAVEKSLKVLFEIPSKKSLKGKVNTGVTYYQGRSLNYYDVPAVDKCSFNISEYFFPAAQFIHQALSNPENKVLVHCKKGLSRSATLVLAYLMIHHDMMVEDAIDHVTEGRSIRPNIGFLKQLTILNSNLKSRRILQLKKEHR; via the exons ATGTCCACACAAATGAGAGATGTGCACCTGAAGGCTGACATCAGCAGCACCATCTCAGAGAATGGAAATGATCAGGGTGGCATGAATATTTCTCCTGCAACCAATGAGAAGGCAAGCCCAACAG TGAGGAAGAGCAACAAAACCTCTGCATTCTTCCGAAGAACATGGAAGACTGTGAAAAAACCCTTTCAGAAAAACAGCGTGGAGCCTACTGGGATCTCAGCACAGCCTGTTCCAGAGCCATCATGTGTACCAGGTCCTCAACCAAAACTTCAAGTGGATCTTGTTGATGCAGAGCAATTGTGTGTTGCAGGCCCAAGTGGTCTTAAAACGCAAGTGACAACAGAAACTCAAAAAACTCAAGTGACAACAGAGTCCACACAAAAGAGAGATGTGCACCTGAAGGCTGACATCAGCAGCACCATCTCAGAGAATGGAAATGATCAGGGTGGCATGAATATTTCTCCTGCAACAAATGAGAAGGCAAGCCCAACAG TGAGGAAGAGCAGCAAAATCTGTGCATTCTTCCAAAGAAGATGGAAGGCTGTGAAAAAATCCTTCCAGAAAAACAGAGTGGAGCCTATTGGGATCCCAGCACAGCCTGATCCAGAGCCATCGTGTGTCCCAGATCCTGAAGCAGAAGCTGAAGTGGATCTGGTCAATGAAGAACAGTTGTGTGTCGCAGGTCCAAATGGTCCTGAACCTCAAGTGAAAACAGAAACTCAAGTGACAACAGAGCTGTCAATGTTACATAACAATTTCCCTCTAAACATTTTCCAACTGGAGCGTCGCATGTGCAAATGTAGAGTGCAATGGACACCTGTCACTGAGGTGTGGCCCAGTGTCTTCATTGGAAATGA AGAGACAGCAATGGACCGAGTCAAACTGAAGGAGATGGGTATTACTCATATCCTGAACACTGCGGCATACAAGGAATATCTACAAGGAAAGATTGATACAAAGGCGGAATATTACCAAGAAATGAACATCACTTACTGCGATGTGCTTGTAATGGTTGAACACAGGTTTGACGTCAGCAATGACTTATTCCCAGCTTCGGAATTCATCCACAAGGCCCTGAGTAACACAGGAA ataagTTGTTAGTGCACTGCATGGATGGCGTCAGCCGCTCTGCCACATTTTTTCTGGCATACCTGATGATCCACCATGAAATGTTGTTGGAGGATGCCATTGACCACGTCATAGACAAGAGATGGATCAGGCCAAACAGGGACTTCTTGAAGCAGCTGATAACCCTCAATTCAAACCTCGTAACACAGCGGAAACTACAGCTAAGAAAACAGATcaacaaagaagaaacaaaaaacgAAGAGTACCCAGTTGCACAACCTGTTCCAGAACCATTGTGTGAGCCAGGTCCAGGCATACCTATACCAGAAGCTCAGGTGACCAAAGAACTTTCAGTGTTAGAAAGTCATGTCTCACAAAGCGTCATTCAACTTCAGGATCGCCTGGATGAATATACATTGGGCTGCACACCTGTCACTGAGGTCTGGCCCAATATCTTCATTGGAAATGA AGAGACAGCAAGAAACCGAGCCAAACTGAAAGGGATGGGTATTACCCACATCCTGAATGCCGCGGCTGTGGAGAAGAGCTTGAAGGTCTTGTTTGAAATTCCAAGCAAGAAAAGCCTAAAAGGAAAGGTCAATACAGGAGTGACATATTACCAAGGCAGGAGCCTCAATTATTATGATGTGCCTGCAGTAGACAAATGCTCGTTTAACATCAGCGAGTACTTCTTCCCAGCTGCACAGTTCATCCACCAGGCCCTGAGTAACCCAGAGA ATAAGGTGTTGGTGCACTGCAAAAAGGGTCTCAGTCGCTCTGCCACACTTGTTCTGGCATACCTGATGATTCACCATGACATGATGGTGGAGGATGCCATTGACCATGTCACAGAGGGGAGAAGCATCAGGCCCAACATAGGCTTCTTGAAGCAACTGACAATCCTCAATTCAAACCTCAAAAGTCGCAGAATACTACAGTTGAAAAAAGAGcacagataa